CAAGTTATGAAACTAGTCATTTTTGCAAACCTAATATTGAATATTATCAAGAAATCGTCGAAAAACTTGGTTGTTCACCAAGGGAATGCTTAATGATTGGCAATGATGTTAAAGAGGACTTAATTGCCGGCAAGTTAGGCATAAAAACATATCTTGTCACAGATACCATCATTAACACCGAAAATTTGGCTATAACCGCCGATTATTCCGGATCATTGCTCGACTTACATTCACATATTGACTCCATTTTAGCATAATATTTCATAACAAACAAAAGTGTCGGTTCATAACGAACCGACACTTTTATTTAATTTATTATATTATTATGGTTTAACATTTGCCTTAAATAATTGCTTGCCATCTTTCATTTCAATAATAACAGCACTTTTTACTGCATTATGTTTTTCATCTAATGTTGTAGCACCAGTAATTGCTGGGAAGTCTTTAGTATTCATTAAAGCTTCACGAATTTTATCGCTATCAGTGCTACCAGCTCTGGTAATAGCATCAATTAGAATATTAGCTGCATCATAGCCTAACACCGCTAACGCATCTGGTTTTTGTCCATATTCTTTAGTGTAAGCTTCCACAAAAGCTTGTGATACAGGGTTAGTATCTTCTACTGAATAATGATTGGTAAAATAAGTATTATTTAATGCTAATGGACCAGCTAGTTCCACTAATTTCGGTGAATCCCAACCATCACCACCAACGATTGGTGCCATAATGCCCAATTCTCTAGCTTGTTTAACAATTTTGCCAACTTCTTCATAATAACCTGGTAAATAAATAACTTCCGGATTAAGAGCTTTAATTTTTGTTAAAGTCGCTTTAAAATCAGTATCTTTTTGCAAGTAAGCTTCTTCACCTAAGATGCTACCACCATTTTTAACAAAAGCATCTTTGAAAAAATCTGCTAAGCCCTTACTATAATCACTGCTACTATCAATTAGCAATACCGCTTTTTTAAGTTTTAAATTATTAAGAACAAAGTTAGCGCCTACTGTTCCTTGGAATGGATCAATGAAACAAACACGGAACGCATAAGGATTAACATTATTAGTTTTTTCATCAACTGTAACCTTAGGATTTGTTGCCCCCACTGCTAAGTATGGGATTTTCCCCGAAGCCGCAACGCTAGCAGCTGCAATCGCATTCGAGCTAGAAAAAGTACCTGTTACCGCAACAACTTTATCTTGGTTTAACAACTTCGTCATCGCATTTGCCGCTTCTGCCGGTTCTGATTTGTTATCAGCATCCACACCTTGAATTTGTTTTCCTAATACTCCACCTTTAGCATTAGCTTCTTTTATGGCCAATTTTGCACCATTAGCAGCAGACGTACCAAAAGTTGCATTTCCACCTGTTAATTCATTTAACAAGCCGATTTTAATAGTATTAGAGTTAGCACCACATCCTGTCAATACCGTTGCTAATAGACATACAACCACAGCCAGCGAAAAAAGTTTCGTTTTTTTCATATTAAGTCTCCTTACAATTATAAAATATGTATTATATTCTTGTATAACCACTTGCTAAAAAGAAGGCATGAAAACAAAAAGAGCCAAATCAAAATGATTCGACTCTGAATATCAACATAATGGCAAAACTATATAAAAATATCTTGAAAATATTATATAGCTTGTCTCTGTCCTTTTGCCTGAGAGATTTGTTAACTGATGACCTCAGTTAATTTTCACCTTCGGCGTCCCATCTAAGGGCCCTCTCCAGAGTCCCGTCCATTTACGGTTCCTTTTGTCAAAACAAATGCCTGAAAGTGTTACTCCTTCGGCGGGCTAACAGCCACTCTTC
This genomic window from Negativicutes bacterium contains:
- a CDS encoding ABC transporter substrate-binding protein; the protein is MKKTKLFSLAVVVCLLATVLTGCGANSNTIKIGLLNELTGGNATFGTSAANGAKLAIKEANAKGGVLGKQIQGVDADNKSEPAEAANAMTKLLNQDKVVAVTGTFSSSNAIAAASVAASGKIPYLAVGATNPKVTVDEKTNNVNPYAFRVCFIDPFQGTVGANFVLNNLKLKKAVLLIDSSSDYSKGLADFFKDAFVKNGGSILGEEAYLQKDTDFKATLTKIKALNPEVIYLPGYYEEVGKIVKQARELGIMAPIVGGDGWDSPKLVELAGPLALNNTYFTNHYSVEDTNPVSQAFVEAYTKEYGQKPDALAVLGYDAANILIDAITRAGSTDSDKIREALMNTKDFPAITGATTLDEKHNAVKSAVIIEMKDGKQLFKANVKP